In Streptacidiphilus sp. P02-A3a, the DNA window GGCCGTACCGAACGGGTCCGCCGTCCCGCTCGCGCCACCCGCCGTTTCGCCCACGATCCGAGCGTCCATGACCGTCGTCTCCCCGCTGTCGGTGCCCCCGGCCGCATCCGGCGGGGTTGTACGAGGTCACATTCTGCTCTCCCGCACCGACAACCCGCGCCGCCCGCCGCCGGGGGCGGCACCGCGCAAGGAAAACCAACAGCGAGAGGGGTCACTCCGTTGGCGGAGCGACCCCTCTTCCCGGGCGGGCGGGCGGCGGTTACAGACCCGCGTACGAGTGCACGCCGTTGATGAAGATGCTGACCCCGTAGGAGTTGAAAAGGAAGCAGCCGAAGGCGATCAGCACCAGCCAGGCCGCCTTCCGGCCCTTCCACCCGGCGGTGGCGCGGGCGTGCAGGTAGCAGGCGTAGCCGACCCAGGTGATGAACGCCCAGGTCTCGGTCGGGTCCCACTGCCAGTAGTGGCCCCAGGCGCTCTCGGCCCAGATCGCCCCGGCGATGATGGTGAAGGTCCACAGCGGGAAGGTGAACGCGTTGATCCGGTAGGACAGCTTGTCCAGGGTCGCCGAGGAGGGCATCCGCTCGCAGATGTCGGCCCAGCGCCCGGTCTTGGCCCGGCCCTCGGCCAGCGCCGCCTCGTAGCGCTCCTTGCACAGGAACATCACCGTGACGATCGCCCCCGCGTACAGCGCCCCGCCGCAGATCATCGCGCCGGACACGTGGATCCACAGCCAGTACGAGTGCAGCGCCGGGACCAGCTGCTCCGAGGCCGTGTACAGGACGGTGGTGGCCAGGCCGAGGCCCAGCAGCACGCCGGTGGTGAGCAGCAGGCCGAGCCAGCGGACGTCCTTGCCGGAGAACAGCAGGCCGAGGAAGACCAGCACCGCGACCAGGGTCAGCGCGCAGGTGAACTCGTAGAGGTTGCCCCAGGGCGCGCGGTGCGCGGAGATGCCCCGGGCGACCACGCCGCCGAGCTGCAACAGCCCGCCGAGGACGGTCATCGCGACCGCGATCCGGCCGACCCGGTCCGCCCGGTCGTCGCCGCCGGCCGCGCCCACGCCGTCCACCGGCGGCTCGGCGTCGCCACGGGTGACCACGTCCACCGAACCGGCCTTGGCGGCGACGGTGCGGGTCAGCGTGGCGGTGCGGCCCCCGGCGCCGGTGACGGTCACCGCGACCTTGGGGGCGGCGGTGCCGCTGACCTTCTCGGCGGAGGCCTGCGCGGTGGCCACGGCCTCGGCCATGGTCACCCCCGGCTGCGCGGTCAACTCGGCCGACTGGCGGGCGATCCGGCCCCGGCCGCCGAAGGTCCACTCGGCCGTGTAGGCCAGGAAGGCCAGCAGGTACACGGCCATGCAGGAGTAGATCAGGACGTTGGAGATGTGGGCGAAGCTGTTGTCTGTCGCCGCGTCTGCGAGGAGTTGCACGCTCGATCAGTCCTTGCTGGAGGTGAGGTCGGCGAGGGGGGCTCCGGTGTCGGCGGAGTCGGCTGCGGGGACGTCGGCCGGGGCCGTGTCCTGCAGGGCGAGTGCGATGTCGGCGAGTTCCTCGGCGATCCGGGCGGACTCGCTGCGGGCGAGACCGGCCACCTCGACGATGGTGCTGCCGTCGGCGCCGGTGACCGCGCGGACCCAGATCCGGCGGCGCTGGATGAACAGCGAGCCGATCAGGCCGAGGATCGCCAGCACCGAACTGATCAGCGCGGCGGACGTGCCGGGGTTGTGGGCGATGGTGAAGTTCACCCACTGCTTGGTGCCCTCGAAGGTGAGCGTGCCGCCGTCGGGCAGCTTCAGGCCGCCGCCCGGGACGAGGGCCACCGAGAGCGGCGCCCCGGCCACCTTGTACTGGGTCATGTGGGTGGTGTCGAGGGTGTAGACGCTCTGCGGGATGCCGGAGTCCACGCCCAGGTCACCGTGGTATATGGCGAGGAACAGCTTCGGGTTGTACATCGCCGGGAAGACCGACTGCGGTCCCGAGTTGGTGTCGGTCGACTGGGTCGGCGCGAAGAAGCCGGAGAAGCCGAGCTGGGTGCTCTGCCCGGTCTTGGTGGTGTAGCCGTCGGCGACCTTGATCGCGCAGAGCGAGGTGACGTTGGCGTCCTGCGGCAGGCACACGGTCGGGCCGTCGAAGATGACCTTCCCGGCGGCGTTGGTCACCCGGACCACCGGCGCGTAGCCGTGCGCGGTCAGGTAGACGTTGCTGCTGCCGATCTTCAGCGGGTCGTTGACGTGGATCACGCCGCTCTTCTGCCTGCCGCTGTCACCGGTCTGGTAGGTGATGTTCGCGGAGTAGGTCCGCGGCGTGCCCATCTGGTCACCGCTGGTCTGGTACGTCGCGGTGAAGCTGTTCAGCGTGAACGAGAACGGGTCGAGGCTGTCCGCGGTGTAGAACGCGCTCGGGAAGAAGTCGTCGTACATGGAGACGTTGTTGCTGAAGCCGTCGCCCTCGACCACGACCACCGTGCCCATGCCGCCGAACAGCTTGGTCACCGCGAACGCGATCAGCATCGCGATCAGCGAGATGTGGAACAGCAGGTTGCCGACCTCGCGCAGGTACCCCTTCTCCGAGGTCACCGAGTCGCCGCCGGAACCGCCGGAGCCACCGGAGCCGCCCGCTCCGGTCGCGCGCGAGGTGCGGAACCGGCGCCGGCGCAGCAGCGACTCGGACGCGGCGAGCACCGCGTCCGCGTCGGCGCTGGTGCGCCAGGTCGCGTACACCGGCAGCCGGACCAGGTGCCGCGGCGCCGCCGGCGGCCGGGACCGCAGCACGCCGACGAACTGCCAGGTCCGCGGGATGATGCAGCCGAGCAGCGAGATGAACAGCAGCAGGTAGACCGCCGAGAACCACCACGAGCCGTAGACGTCGAACATCTGCAGCTTGTCGAAGACCGGCGACAGCAGCTTGTGGTTGGTGTGGAAGTTGTCGACGTTGATCTGGCTGGCCGAGGTCTGCGGCACCAGCGAGCCCGGAACCGCCGCCAGCGACAGCAGGAACAGCAGGATCAGCGCGATCCGCATGGACGTCAGCTGCCGCCAGCCCCAGCGCAGCCAGCCGAACACGCCGATGCCGACGACCTCGCCGCCGACCGTCGCCTCGGCCGGTTCCTCGCGCGGCGCGCTGCTGAGCCGTTCGGCGGCGGCGAGCTCGGTCTGCTCGTCACCGACCTCCGGCCGCGTCCGCCCGCCCGGCTCCGGCGTCTCGTCTGCCGCGCCCAGCTCGCTGGCGTCGGTCCCCGGACTGTCGCTCATGTTTCAGATTCCCAACGTGAAGCCGGCGGTCGAATACCGCAGCTGTGCCACCAGCTGCGCCCAAAGCCCCGTGACCAGCATCAGACCGACCAGGACGAGCATGCCGCCGCCGATCCGCATCACCCACTGGTAGTGCTTCTTGATCCACCCGAATGCCCCCAGCGCCCGGCGGAAGGCCAGTGCCGCGACGATGAACGGGAGACCGAGGCCCAGGCAGTAGCAGACGCTGAGCAGCGCCCCCCGGCCGGCGCTGCCCTGGTTGAAGGAGAGCGCCTCCACCGCGGCCAGGGTCGGGCCGATGCAGGGCGTCCAGCCGAGCCCGAACACCGCGCCGAGCAGCGGCGCGCCGATCAGGCCGACCACCGGCTTGCGGTGGCTGCGCAGCTCCCGCTGGCTGAAGCCCGGCAGGAAGCCCATGAAGGCCAGGCCCATCAGCACGGTGAGCGTCCCGGTGATCCGGTCGATCAGCGTCTGGTGCGCCAGCAGGTGGTTGCCGAAGTAGCCGAAGGAGGCGCCCAGCGAGGCGAAGACCACGGTGAAGCCGAGCACGAACAGCAGCGCGCCGAGGAGTACCCGGCCGCGCCTGCGCCCCTCGGCGTCGGCCAGGTCCACCGCCGAGAAGCCGGTGACGTACGAGAGGTACCCGGGCACCAGCGGCAGCACGCACGGGGAGAAGAACGAGACCAGGCCGCCGAAGAGGGCCACCGGGATGGCCAGTACCAGTGCCCCGGAGGCCACCGTCTGGTTCGGGGCGAACGCCAGGAGTACCGGAGCGGCGGCGCTCACGACTTCTCCGCGAGCACCGGTGCCAGCAGCTGGGTCAACTGGCTGCCCTCCAGCGGCTCCAGGGCGCGGACCGCGATCCGCCCCTGCCGGTCCAGGATCAGCGTGGACGGGATGGCCTGCGGGTCGAGGCTGCCCGCCGGGAAGTGCAGCAGCAGCGAGCCGTCCGGGTCGTACAGGCTCGGGTAGGTCAGCCCGTGCGAGCTGACGAAGGCCTGCGCCTCCGGCTCCTGGAGGTCCCGGGTGTCGATGCCGAGGAACGCCACGCCCTTGCCCTGCTGGGCCTGGTAGACCTGCTCGAACCCGGACGCCTCGGCCCGGCAGGGCCCGCACCAGGACCCCCAGACGTTGATCACCACGACCTTGCCGCGGAAGGAGGAGAGGGCGAGCTGCTGCCCGTTCAGGTCCTTGCCGGAGAGGCTGATGGCGCTGCCCCGGTGGGCCGCCGCGACCGTGGTGACCTCGCCGTCGCCCTTCACGAAGGACGTGTTGCTGCTGTCGCTGGAGGAGGAGCCGGTCGACGAGCAGCCGGCCAGGGCCAGCGCCGACGCCACCGCGAGCGCGGCGACCAGGGTGCGCGGTGACGGGCGCAGGCCGGCACGCTCGCTCATGCCCTTGCTCGGGCGCGGGGTCAGGCGGGGGGTAGGGCTTGGGGTCAGGCGGGGGCGCATGTGAAGAGTTTCGCATGGGTATTTTGAGCGGTTTCACTGCCCCCGCCGTCAGGTCGTGGCACAGACCCTGACCTGCTACGACGCGTGTTCGAACAGGTGCTCAGGCGCCGAAGCTCTTGGCGACCGGAGCGTCGCCCCGGCGGCCCTTCCCGGCCAGGTGCGCGGGCAGCAGATCCCGCGCGGGCTCGCTGTAGCCGATCGACACGATGGTGTCCCCGTGGTACGTGAAGCTGGTCAGGCTGGCCAGCGAGCACTGCCGCTTGCGCGGGTCGTGCCACAGCCGCCGGTGCTCGGTGAAGCAGCGGGTGACCCAGATCGGCAGCTGGTGGCTGACGCAGACCGCCTCATGGCCCCGGGCGGCGTCCCGGGCCGCGTTCAGCGCCCCCACCATCCGTACCACCTGCTCGATGTACGGCTCACCCCAGGACGGGCGGAACGGGTTGGTCAGGTACTTCCAGTAGCCGGGGTTCCGCAGCGAGCCGTCGCCGACGCCGAAGGTCTTGCCCTGGAAGATGTTCTCGGCCTCGATCAGCCCCGGGTCCACCGCCGTGACCAGCCCGTGCGCGGCGGCGATCGGCGCGGCGGTCTCCTGCGCCCGCTCCAGCGGCGAGGCCACCACGTGGGTGATGTCGCGTCCGCTCAGGTGCTCGGCGACCCGCTCGGCCATCTCCTTGCCCAGCTCGGAGAGGTGGTAGTCGGGCAGCCGCCCGTACAGCACACCCTCCGGGTTGTGCACCTCGCCGTGCCGCATGAGATGGACGACGGTGACGTCGTTCGCTGAGTCGGTTCGGCTGCTCACCTGGACTGCTCCTTCGGGATGCTGCTCGGTTCGGAACACCACCGGCCCGGGACGCCCCCGGCCCGGCCCACTACTCGCCTGCCCTGCTCTGCGCCTGCCCTGCTCGGCCGCTCGACCGCCCCGCTGTGCCGCTACCGCTGCCGCGGCGACGCCAGTATCGCCCAGCAGCCGCCCGGCGACCGGCCCGCTCCGCCTCACCCCCGCCGCCCGGTCGGGGGTGAGGTGGAGCGGGCCGGTCGCCCCGCCGTCACCCGGCGGTGGCCTCCGCCGCCGCCCGGGCCGCCGCCGGCAGCGCCGCCGCGATCCGCTCGATCGCGCGGTCGTCGTGCGTCGCCGACACGAACCAGGACTCGAACGCCGACGGCGGCAGGTACACGCCCCGCTCCAGCATGGCGTGGAAGAAGCCGGTGAAGCGGAATGCCTCCTGGCGGCGGGCCGCGTCGTAGTCGGTGACCGTCTCGTCGGTGAAGAAGACCGAGAACATGCTGCCCGCGTGCTGCACCCGGTGGGCCACCCCCTCCTTGCTCAGGGCGGCGCCGACCAGGCCGGAGATCTCGGCGGAGACCCGGTCCACGGTCGCGTACACCTCGTCGGTGCAGCCGCGCAGCTGGGCCAGCCCGGCGGCGGTCGCGACCGGGTTCCCGGAGAGCGTGCCCGCCTGGTAGACCGGCCCGGCCGGGGCGAGGTGCGCCATCACGTCCGCGCGCCCGCCGAAGGCCGCCGCCGGGAAGCCGCCGCCCATGACCTTGCCGAAGGTCAGCAGGTCCGGCGCCCAGCCCTCGTTCGCGGCCTCCAGCCCGTACCAGCCGGCCCGGGAGACCCGGAAGCCGGTCATCACCTCGTCCGAGATGAAGAGCGCGCCGCCCTCCTGGCACAGCTTCGCCAGTCCGGCGTTGAAGCCGGGCAGCGGCGGGACGACGCCCATGTTGCCCGGCGACGCCTCGGTGATCACGCAGGCGATCTCACCGGGATGGGCGGCGAAGGCGGCCCGGACCGCGTCCAGGTCGTTGTAGGGGAGGACGATGGTGTCGGCCGCGGTGGCGCCGGTGACGCCGGGCGTGTCCGGCAGCGCGAAGGTGGCGAGCCCGGAACCGGCGGCGGCCAGCAGCGCGTCCACATGTCCGTGGTAGCAGCCCGCGAATTTGACGATCTTGGAGCGCCCGGTGAAGCCGCGCGCCAGCCGGATCGCCGACATGGTCGCCTCGGTGCCGGACGACACCAGCCGCACCTGCTCGACCGGAGTGACTCTGCTCACAATTTCCTCGGCCAGCTCCACCTCGCCGATACCGGGCGTGCCGAAGGAGGTGCCCTGGGCCACGGCCGCCTGGACCGCCTCGATGACGGCCGGGTGCGCGTGGCCGAGGATCATCGGTCCCCAGGAACACACCAGGTCAACGTACTCGCGGCCGTCGGCGTCGGTGAGGTAGGGGCCCTGGCCGGACACCATGAACCGGGGCGTTCCGCCCACCGCGCGGAAGGCGCGGACGGGCGAGTTGACGCCACCGGGGGTCACCACGGAGGCGCGCGCGAAGAGTTTCTGGGACTCGGGTGCTTCGTACGGGTAGGTCACGCCACACATAGTCTCAAATCTGCGTCTTTCAAAAATCGCTGCCCGTCACTCGGCATGTCCTGGCCGATCATCTGGGACGATGATCGGGCCGCAGTGCACAGCCGCCTGCCCGCTCACTGTTGGCAAATGGGTGACTGCCAGTAAGGATGGTCAGCGGTGTCCGACGCGCGCGATGGGTCCGACGGTTCGTCCAGGGCTGCGCGCAGAAACGGGCGCCACGGCAGTCACAGCAGTGAGAGCAGCACGGGATCAAGGGGTGGTGGCATGGGGGTGACCTACAAGTACTTCGGCGCACCCGACCGCGCGACCGCAGCTCGCGTCCCCACCGCCCTCGGCCGCGACGGCCTCGGCTTGGACGCAGGCGAACTGGGCACCCTCGGGCGCCTCGGCGAACTCTTCGGCCAGGACGGTTCCGAGGAGTCGATCAGCGGCAGCCTGTCGACCAAGATCAAGCCGGAGACGATGAGCGCGATGGTGCTCACCGGCATCGAGGGCATCCCCCTCTCCGCCGTCCCCCCGCTGGAACTGGTCGTCCTCCACCCCGACTACGCCGTCTTCCAGCTCCCCCACTCGGTCGTCGAACCCCTCCGCAAGGCCGACGAGGCCGAACTCGGCACCGCCGCCTTCATCTGGTCCACCGTCCCCGACCGCCGAGGCCCCCGCGACGCCTTCGTCATCTACCAGATGCTCCACGAGTGGCAGGACTTCGCCTCCCGCCTCCACGACGCAGGCCACCAGCTCTACTGCCTGATGTGGCCCTGACCTGCGGGTTCACCGATTCCCGGCGATCACCGGCGGCTAGGCCTCGTAGCTCCAAGCACGGCCGACCTGCCGGTACTCCTCGACGGGCAGGGGTTGCACGCCTGCGCGCATGCGGGCGAGGTAGAGCAGGCCGTCGAGGTGGTCGATCTCGTGGTGGACCAGCCGGGCCAGGCCGCGCTCGTAGTGAGTGACAGCAGTGCCGCCGTCCAAGGTGGTGGTCTCCACGGTGATGGTCAGCGGACGCGGGACCAGTCCACGGACGTCGAAGAACGAGAGACAGCCCTCGTACTGCTCGTCGCTGTCCACCGAACTGTCGATGATGCGGGGGTTCAGCAGCACGATCGCCGGGGCTCCGGGTTCGGCGGGCTGGACCACGGCGGCGGCTCGGTCGATGCCGAGCTGGGGGGCGGCGATGCCCATACCCTTGGCGAAGGAGTGAACCTGGCCGATCGGGTCGAGCGACGCGAACAGCCGGTCCACGGCCGCTTCAGCTTCCGGGCGCTCGGCGGGCAGGTCGAACCGACGGGCTGGCTGCTCCAGGATCTCGGCGCCGTACTGGACCACGCCGAGGTCGCGCATCCGCTGGCTGGGCTGCACCTGGATCACCCGAACTCCCCATCATCACGTTCCCGTTCAGGACGCGCCCGGAGGGCGGATCGCCGTCGACCCACCCCTAACAGGGCAGCTGGAGCGGGCGGCCCGACGACGGGCATAGCGCAGTCGGGCCCTTATGCCGGGGTGGGCAGGGCGCTGAGACGGTCGCGGAATTCGGCGACCCGGGCTTCGCGCCGGTAGGGGCTGAGCTTGGCGCTGAACCCCTGAAGGCGGCTGGTCGCGCGGGCGGAGGAGACGCGGCTTTCCAGGAGCGCCGCTCCCTGGTTCGCGGCGTCCAGGGCACCGTCGAGGTCCTTGCCGAGCAGGCGTGCTTCGGCCAGGCGGGCGGACCGGACGGCGGCGTCGCGGGGTACGGCCTGGTTGACCGAGTCCTCCAGGGACGCTGTGGCCTTGTCGTACTGGCCGGAGGCGAGGAGGAGCTTGCCTTCGCTGGAGGCCATCTGGGCCGGGCCGTACCAGGCGAGCCAGTCGGGCCGGTCTTCGCCGGTGGTCTGGTGCCGGTCCCAGAGGGTCACCGCGCGGCTGAAGGAGGCCCCGGCCCGCTCGTGGCGGCCCTCGCCGGCGAGGGCAACTGCCTGGTGGACGTGCAGGAAGGAGCCGACAGCCGGGGCGAGGGACTTGGGAGCGTTGTCGATGGCGGTGGTGATCAGGTGGACGCGGTCGCGGGGGTGGCCGGCCTCGGCTACGTGGATGCCCATCTCGGCGAGGATGAACGCGCCGAAGGCTCCGTCGCCCGCTGTGCGCGAGGCGCGCAGGGCGCCGACGTAGTACTGCTGCCCGGCGGAGTGCAGACCGGTGTCGAAGGCCATCCATCCGGTCAGATAGCAGACCCGGGCAGCCAGGGCATGCAGTCGGCCGCCGACCTGCTCGGTGTACCGGCCGCCCTGAAGAAGCCCGGTGATCAGCGAGAGGTCACCCCGGGCCTGCTCCAGCAGGCGAGCGCCGCCCATTTGGGCATCCAGGGAGCGCAGGGTATCCACGCGCTGCTCGATGGTGGTGACCATGGCGTCGGTCACGCGGTCGCCATCCAGGGCGGAGGCAAAGGCGGACGGCGCGTCAGCCCAGCTTGCGGCAAGGGCCACCAGGGCGGCCCCCGTGATCGTGACGAATCCTCGACGGTCCATGAGCCCACTCCCGTTCAGGTGTGCCAATGCATCCACGGTACCCGGGGTATCCCAGGATGCCCGCAGACCCGGCACCTCCCACACCGGCAGCCACAACGGCCATTCCTCGTAACGCCATTGGTGGTCCGCAAGGCCGATCAGATCGGCGATGAGACCCTGCGTCGGCTCGTCGGGGACCTGGCCGTGCTCCCACTTCCACACAGTGGAGCGGTTGCAGGCGATGTTCAACTTCCGAACGGCGGCAAGCTCGTTCAGCAAGCGCGCGAACTCGACCGGCCCCCAGCCATAGCTCTGGCGTAAGTACGTCAGTGGATGCGCTGCGGTGTCAGACATGGCGTCACCGTCTCCCTGTGGCCCTACCTCCGAGCGTACCCAGCCCCCTGGCAGCCTGATCTGCTGCTCCACAGGGAGAAACCCCCTAGAAACGTTCCGGTACTGAGCATCTGGGCGTTCAGTAGTCACCGGACACCACCGCAGGCTCTCCCCGGGATTCAGAGGTGTCCGCACCGGAATCAGTGCCCCCACCTCCACCAGGAGAAGCGCCTTGTCCCCACCTACCTCCGCTCAAGCAATCGACGGCCCGCAGATCGGTGACCTCGTCCGGAACCAGCACGGTAGCCAGTTGGTCGTTACGGACATCCGTGGAGGACAGCAGGTCCTGCGCCCCCGGTACGGCAGCCGCGAGTACTCCGTTGATGATCACGTCGCCCTGTCCCTGGTCGCACGGCGTGGAACCTGGGGAGACCTCCCGAACGGAGGGTTCCAGCGATGACCCCTGCCGACCGTCGGCGCACCGTCGCCGAGTCGGCTCCGATCCCGCTGACGGCGTGCGGCACGCCAAGTCCGCAGGTCCTGCGGGTCACGCAGGAGGCGCCACAGCGGCGAGACGTGAGGTATGACTCCCGTGCCGAGCAGGCAGCCCTGCCCGTGGAGATCCACTACTCGGACGGCACGGCCCTTGAGGCGCTCCTCATCCTGACTCCCGGACAAGTCGAGCTTTTCCGGATCAAGTTGGACCAGGCGATCGCCCAGCGTCGGGAGTCCGGCAGGTGAACGGACGGCACGCAGCCCCTGACCGCGTCAGCGCGGCCTTGGGCACGGCATGGACCGCATTCTCGGCTGTGGCCTTGGCACTGCTCGCGCTGACCGCCCGTACGCCCGACCCCTATGCGCCTACCAAGCTCCCGGTCGGCCCTGCTCCGGCGACCGCACCCGATCATCCGGCCCAGGGCCCCTGACGCTCCATCACAGCTGTTTCAGATCAGCCGCGCATGCTCTACCTGAACTCAGATCCGTACAAGGATGGACAGATGGGCGACTGGGAGTTCGTGAAGGACAGAACGGCCACACGGGGCGCGGTGTGGCGGTCAACGAACGGCTTGCTCTACAAGCGGACCGGCGGCGAGGACCTGCGGGAGGAAGGCGAGTTCCAGCGGCTCGCCACTGATCTCGGCTACCCGGTCCCGGAGATCATCGACAGCGGAACAGAGAACGGGCGCTTCTACGTCACGGAGCGCTCCCTGGGCGACGCCTCGCTGCACGATCACGCCCTGGCCGACGCGCAGCGCTATGGACAGGTCAGCGACGAGGTGATCGGCCAGGCGGCAGCCGTCGCTTCCGAACTGCTGCTGGCCGAGGCGAGGCATCCCCTGCTCGCCTCCCCTTGGTTCGAACGGGCCGCCTTCGCTAAGGACGTCTTCGAGGAGAACCCGGACTTCGACTCCGCACGAGTCCACGACACCGTCGAACGCGCCCTTGACCGGCTGGCACAGCTCCCGACGGTCCACGGGCACCTGGACTACGGCCTGCCCAACGTCCTACCGGCCGGTGTCATCGACTGGCAGCACCACGGGCCCGTCCCACTGGGCTACGACGTCTACCCCGCGCTCGACATCGTGGCCTTCAAGGGCGGCAACAAGGGATACCGCATCACCCCCGAGCAGCGCACCGCCTACGTCTCCGCGCTCGACACGACCGCCACCGCACTCGCCGTCCCGCGCGTGAGCGGATACCTGGGCGAGTTCCTGCTGGTCAAGTGCTTCTTCTTCCTCGCGTTGATGCGACCGGCTGAGCCCGCCCGGCCAGACAAGCACATCAAGTGGCACTACCGCCGAGCCCTTTTCACGATGGGACTTGATCAGTATGAATCGTCCGGCACGATCGACACCGGAGCCTTCCCCACGCTGGACCAGTTCACCGCCGATCACCGGTAGCCCCATCCCCGCCGTGCGGGACCGCGACTACCTGATGGACCACCACGGCGTCGTTTTCAAGGTCATCGGCGACAGCCACCCCGGCAGCCACTATCTGGGCTACGTGAAGTACCACCCCGACGAGAAGGGCGACCGCAGGCTGTTCGGCCAGACCTACCGGCAGAACAGCGTCGTGTCGAAGTCCTTCGGCATCCTGGCCGGCAGGCCCGAGTGCTACGTGTACTCCGACACCCTCGGGTGCGTCATCACCGGCATCCCGCGCGAGGACATCGCAGTCCACTACTCCTGCCGCCAGGCGATCCACGCCGAACCCGGCCTGGTGGCCGACAACCCGGCGGGCCACGACCTCCTGTCGATCACCGAGTGGGTCATGGCCGACGAGGCGCAGGGGCTCATCGGCGTCACCGGCTCGTTCCTCGTGGGCTGCTACAACGAGCGCTCCGACATCGACCTCGTCTGCTACGGCCCGCAGGGCTACCAGGCCGCACAAGACCTCTTCCAGCAAACCGAGTTGATCAGGCCCTACGAGGGCGACGATCTCACCCGCCTGTACATCCGCCGGGCCAAGTACATGGAGGGGTGCTCGTTCGACGCGCTCATCAGGCAGGAGCGGCGCAAGCTCCAAGGGCTGACGGCAGGCAGCGGCGCGCACATCAACTGTGAGCCCATCCGCGCCGACCGCGACCGGACCTTCTCCCAGGTCTCTTCCAAGGAGATCGGTGAGGTCTCGCTCCTCGCGAAGATCACTGACCACAGCGAAGGACTGACGACACCGGCCGTCTACAGGATCAAGGTCAAGACCATCCTCAGCTCGACCATCGACGAGCCGGACTCCTTCGCCCGCAGGATCACCCACATGCGCTCCTACCTGGGCGCCTACACCGGCGCCTTCCGAAGCGGCGACACGGTCCACCTGTCCGGCAAGCTCGTCCACACCCAGGACGGCGAGCACAGCGGCTTCGGCATCGAGCTGACCCCCTGGAGCGTCAGCGGCTCCTACGTCGCCAACCTGGCCGGCTAGGAACCACGCCCATGCCGCTGCTGATCATCCGCCACGCCGAGTCCGTCGAGAACGCCACCAAGCACCACGGCTTCTACCAGGACCCACGCCCCTACGGCGGAGCCGCCGCCCACTGGATCTCCCACGACCTAGTCGGCCTGACACCACGCGGCTTCCGCCAGGCCAGGTGGCTCGCCGACCTACTCCCTGCCCTCGCGGGAGACGAGCCGCACGTCTACACCTCGACCTACCGCAGGGCGATCGACACCGCACTGATCGCGCTGCCCGACCTCCCCAACGGCCGTCACCAGCAGACGGCCCTGCTGGACGAACAGCACTACGGGGACGCCACCTACATGACCAAGCGCGAACTGTTCGCCACCTACCCGGACCAGGCCGAGGTCCGCCGCGAGCGCAAGCACCTGTGGACGGCCCCGGGCGCGGGCGAGTCCCTCGCTGAGGGCGTCCGCCGACGGGCCGCCGCATTCGCCGCGCAGGCCCAGAGCGAACTCCGCTCAGCCAGTGCGGTCGTCGCCTTCACCCACCAGACCACGGCCGTGGCACTGCGCTCGCTGCTCGAAGGCCGCCCCCTGCCCGAAGTCCTCGCGGAGG includes these proteins:
- a CDS encoding nucleotidyltransferase domain-containing protein; the protein is MRDRDYLMDHHGVVFKVIGDSHPGSHYLGYVKYHPDEKGDRRLFGQTYRQNSVVSKSFGILAGRPECYVYSDTLGCVITGIPREDIAVHYSCRQAIHAEPGLVADNPAGHDLLSITEWVMADEAQGLIGVTGSFLVGCYNERSDIDLVCYGPQGYQAAQDLFQQTELIRPYEGDDLTRLYIRRAKYMEGCSFDALIRQERRKLQGLTAGSGAHINCEPIRADRDRTFSQVSSKEIGEVSLLAKITDHSEGLTTPAVYRIKVKTILSSTIDEPDSFARRITHMRSYLGAYTGAFRSGDTVHLSGKLVHTQDGEHSGFGIELTPWSVSGSYVANLAG
- a CDS encoding histidine phosphatase family protein → MPLLIIRHAESVENATKHHGFYQDPRPYGGAAAHWISHDLVGLTPRGFRQARWLADLLPALAGDEPHVYTSTYRRAIDTALIALPDLPNGRHQQTALLDEQHYGDATYMTKRELFATYPDQAEVRRERKHLWTAPGAGESLAEGVRRRAAAFAAQAQSELRSASAVVAFTHQTTAVALRSLLEGRPLPEVLAEERQAKLPNAAILHYSLRDGRFVRTGTVIPPI
- a CDS encoding transcriptional regulator; amino-acid sequence: MSDTAAHPLTYLRQSYGWGPVEFARLLNELAAVRKLNIACNRSTVWKWEHGQVPDEPTQGLIADLIGLADHQWRYEEWPLWLPVWEVPGLRASWDTPGTVDALAHLNGSGLMDRRGFVTITGAALVALAASWADAPSAFASALDGDRVTDAMVTTIEQRVDTLRSLDAQMGGARLLEQARGDLSLITGLLQGGRYTEQVGGRLHALAARVCYLTGWMAFDTGLHSAGQQYYVGALRASRTAGDGAFGAFILAEMGIHVAEAGHPRDRVHLITTAIDNAPKSLAPAVGSFLHVHQAVALAGEGRHERAGASFSRAVTLWDRHQTTGEDRPDWLAWYGPAQMASSEGKLLLASGQYDKATASLEDSVNQAVPRDAAVRSARLAEARLLGKDLDGALDAANQGAALLESRVSSARATSRLQGFSAKLSPYRREARVAEFRDRLSALPTPA
- a CDS encoding peptide deformylase yields the protein MIQVQPSQRMRDLGVVQYGAEILEQPARRFDLPAERPEAEAAVDRLFASLDPIGQVHSFAKGMGIAAPQLGIDRAAAVVQPAEPGAPAIVLLNPRIIDSSVDSDEQYEGCLSFFDVRGLVPRPLTITVETTTLDGGTAVTHYERGLARLVHHEIDHLDGLLYLARMRAGVQPLPVEEYRQVGRAWSYEA
- a CDS encoding phosphotransferase, which encodes MLYLNSDPYKDGQMGDWEFVKDRTATRGAVWRSTNGLLYKRTGGEDLREEGEFQRLATDLGYPVPEIIDSGTENGRFYVTERSLGDASLHDHALADAQRYGQVSDEVIGQAAAVASELLLAEARHPLLASPWFERAAFAKDVFEENPDFDSARVHDTVERALDRLAQLPTVHGHLDYGLPNVLPAGVIDWQHHGPVPLGYDVYPALDIVAFKGGNKGYRITPEQRTAYVSALDTTATALAVPRVSGYLGEFLLVKCFFFLALMRPAEPARPDKHIKWHYRRALFTMGLDQYESSGTIDTGAFPTLDQFTADHR